Proteins encoded together in one Anas acuta chromosome 10, bAnaAcu1.1, whole genome shotgun sequence window:
- the ZNF821 gene encoding zinc finger protein 821 isoform X3, producing MALPNGTGPARGGRDQERGETPLRPAPPPGPAAGTPHSSAGPGPITQPPPAPPGPPPAAHRSPPCRRAARTHPKWRPAAAHPSPRGAIRGAGTPRSRPRSPGTTERARRLRRGRASRPPHCCGGTRSEKRRRHRRKSLSRGTTSRGGGTPSRGGAFASPRGTPAGPRPPARRFRQRRVPPAGPAPPAPPPREAAAARGAAPRRPAQPPAGGRDRRGPAAPAGGRGRAGPGAAAQLPAERRAGRRELAGSGGRGSRPGRAARGAPGAAPARGGEEGSGAAGGGRGAAPPAAASRRAALPAAARCRGCGGAGRAVPGSPRRPREERRAAGRSRASGARWPRRAHEKQVSPLLRERTLCAPRSGKHVPSETDHS from the coding sequence ATGGCCCTGCCGAACGGCACCGGCCCCGCTCGCGGCGGCAGAGaccaggagagaggagagacccccctccgccccgccccgccgccaggCCCCGCCGCGGGGACGCCTCACAGCAGCGCAGGTCCCGGGCCCATCACCcagcccccccctgccccgccgGGCCCCCCTCCCGCCGCTCACCGCTCACCGCCGTGCCGCCGCGCAGCCCGCACGCACCCAAAATGGCGGCCGGCCGCAGCGCACCCCTCGCCTCGCGGAGCGATCCGCGGGGCCGGCACGCCCCGCAGCCGGCCTCGTAGCCCGGGCACGACCGAGCGGGCGCGGCGGCTACGGAGAGGCCGCGCGAGCCGCCCTCCGCACTGCTGCGGCGGAACCCGGAGCGAGAAGCGGCGGCGGCACAGGAGGAAATCGCTGAGCCGAGGGACTACATCGCGGGGCGGAGGGACACCCTCGCGGGGCGGTGCCTTCGCGTCACCTCGAGGCAcgcccgccgggccccgccccCCGGCGCGGAGGTTCCGGCAGCGCCGCGTTCCGccggccggccccgcgccgccagCCCCGCCTCCGCGGGAAGCGGCGGCCGCACggggggcagcgccgcggcGCCCCGCACAGCCGCCCGCGGGGGGCCGGGACcgccggggcccggcggcgccCGCGGGAGggaggggccgggccgggccgggggcggcggcgcaGCTCCCCGCCGAGCGCCGGGCGGGGCGGCGAGAGCTCGCCGGCAGCGGCGGCCGCGGCAGCCGGCCCGGCAGAGCGGCGAGGGGGGCGCCCGGTGCCGCGCCCGCCCGGGGCGGCgaggaggggagcggggccgccggcggggggcggggggcggcacCTCCCGCGGCGGCTTCCCGCCGGGCGGCGCTGCCCGCGGCCGCGCGGTGCCGGGGCTGTGGCGGCGCGGGGCGAGCGGTCCCCGGCTCCCCGAGGCGGCCCCGCGAGGAGCGGCGCGCGGCGGGGCGCTCCCGGGCGTCCGGCGCCCGCTGGCCGAGGCGCGCCCATGAGAAGCAG